A stretch of DNA from Lotus japonicus ecotype B-129 chromosome 4, LjGifu_v1.2:
AGCAAAGGTTCTTGATCGGTGCTGGGGAATTTCCGGGACCTCTagacggaggccgccggctgcggtagAGTCGGGGTCATTCTCAGAAGAGGAagaggtgtgattaggggagttagggtttgaggCCATCTTTGGCAACTAAGTGAGGGAAAAGAAAAGATAAGTAGAGAtaagatgcagagataagggaacaaggactcaccgggtaaggacgtgaagagtgggtagcggaaagggtgaaagGCGACGGCACCggagcggaagttggaagagggagcttggtaagcgataagagaagtaaagagaggtctcggaaagggatgattgtaggggagaagggtttttataggcaagGGAGGGAagttggaagggtgacgcgtggtggacgcgtgtggaaggttagaAGTCATTATGGCTTTTGGGAAGTGGGACGCGTgtgatggggagttactgcgcatgatTGGACATTTAAGAGGAGTGAGGTGACGGTTGCGGAGAAAGGGGGAAACTGGCGTAACTGACATATCACGTGGAGCAGTTAGGAATTTAAAAGGTTTttgaaataagggaaagcgcgaaaggcctcgccaccatgaagaccaaacgccatcgcctaaCAAGCGATGTCGGCAATGAAATTTAGCCGCCTGCCAAGGACATCGCCAGCCAAAGTGATCGTTTCCGCCACCTATgggcttgtggacttgccggtttgGGTTGCTCGCCAAGACCAGTGGACGGGGCAACTAAAGATGCTTATTTCCTTTGCTTATGCCATGTCGGCGACGTagtttctctcttttttcctcaagccatgttggcagcttagattcCAGCATGCCATAGGATGCATGTAatagcatttaaaagacacacttagctctcatacttcgagctcggtgtcttgtggacttgtggactgggcgagcccctagaggggcaatgCCTAGGGTTCAGCCCGCCCAAGGGCGAGAGCCTGGCCTTAGGTTGGGCCTCAACTTAGgaggcccaataggtagtgcccaagctctataaataggaggtagttaccaattgtaggggACTTTTTGAGCTCATTTTGATCAAAggacacatgaaattcagcactctctctcatgatctttctctctctagcataTTCATccacactctaggtactatccctctCTCAAACGACCATTCCTAGAACACCCCATAGGTTGCAAAAACTCTCcatttatatatagtatagatagatagatagatagatactaTAGTGTTGGACTTTATAATTTCGCATTTAATTCGTATGCTGAAATTATGAGTGTGCATTAACTAACTTTTTTAAAAGTAATTCGTGGAATTAACTGCATTGGCTTTAGGTAGTGATTGGAGACATTTAACTAAATGACTACTTTCAAgtaaattcaaaattcaaatacaaatttaatattttttttgcctCCAAATTGTTATGAAAAGAATTAATCAAATTTAATattacaaaaaaatattattttttattctaaaaacaATTAATACAAAAATATGTATTTTCGTACTTTTCTTCAATTATTATTTAAGAAAACACATCTgtatttcaatatttaaaaaataatgatctgtatttattatttttaaagttcTGTatgtaaaatattaatttttaattatttatgatatattttcGTTTTTACCAATAAATAGAAATGATTTAAGTATTTaccaataaataaaacataatttttttggtaACATGTTAGTACATTTGTACATTTTCGTTTTAGTCAACTGCATAATAAGAACCACTGGACCATCGTGTCCTTTAGCAACATATTGTAAAAATTGTTGAGCGAAATCTTCCCACAGTGTACACTTCAAGATTTTACTTCCGCTGGAATTTAATTGCTAAAGTAATTAGATAGtttttaaagtttaaaaattgaaagacaattaaattatattactTACTTCCGCATACAAATACGTTTGAAACATACCGATCAATTTCTCATCCTCTGTAGAATTTTTAAATATTGAAGGATATGGTGCGAAATTAAACCCGTAAAAGGAAAAATTTTCCAGCTTCTATAGGTTTTACTTCAGTTTGCAACTTGAAAATTGATAGGGACGTTGAGTATGACAATTTCGTTGCACAACCTCTCTTTTAAGACTGACTCAAATTTTACAACGGGGCTACTCCAAACTATACACTCTGAAAAATGTAGGAGTTTCATTAAAACATTTTATGGAtgcaagatttttttttgggaaaaaacatcaacatactcagatcTTGTAAAAAGCGTTTATCTCTAAAAAAACGCttgatatgattttttttaacaaacctTAGCATTCATGAAGATCATGTCAATGAAGTTCCGCTTTGTCAGATTGTTTTGTGTTGAGGACTCTCCATAGTCATAACACTCTAACAACTATCTTTCAAGCTTTATTGTTCGCAATCCTGATTTTGGAGATATAATTATTAGTTTTAAATACTGCCTTGACTTTAGGCAGTGTTTggagaaattttatttttgctttATCTGAAAACATTGGAGAAATACTATTTTAATTGACAAAATTTGAATGTAGTACTATTTTAATTGACAACCATTAGAATTAGTATTTAATTGTTAATTGTTAATGACCACTGTTTTAAAATATgcgttttaaaataaaaaaattaatatattaatttaaatatggtTGTTCATTAATATAAGTGCTAAActgaaaattataattttaattaaataagacaATAATAAATAGGATGAGTCATGAATTTGTATGTTGTGACAAAaaagtagaatttttttttcttggagggaacaGATGAATTTGGGGTGCCatgttgaaaaattgaaaaccatTAGAATTAGTattcaattgttttttttttcttttttgaaagatTAGTATTCAATTGTTAATAACCACTGTATTCAATTGGGTGAGCCCTTTCATATATATAGTCTTATAGCTTTTGTAAACTCatgttttattcttaaaaaaatgaTTCACTTCTAAGTGTGACCATAAAAAAAAGTTTCTTGGTTTCATCTTAAAAATTTACACGTTGAGATAATAATACTGTTATAGATGAGTTCAAAAACTAATACTGTCATAGATTTagaaaaaatagttttatattcCTTTTTcgtaaattattaatttatttattgtgTATTtggtcataactcataagtatTATTAAACACCGCAATTAATGTGccaaaaaaatagtgaaaataagttttttattttggagggaaaatgaattacttaGGGGGGACATGTGGCATAAGgcttctagaagaaaaccttattttcatatatatatagatgacaAAAATTAAAAGTTGTGGGATTGACCATTTCTATCTAGCAAGCCCACATTATTATTAGGCAATTTATATTTGGTTATCATATGTACCTCTGCTGTAATAAATCATTTCATAAGGATTTTTGTGCATCGATCTGATTAAGAAGATTAAGGGATAAAATTTCGTTAATTATATGCTAGCAATAAATACCAGATTAATACTTCATCTGTCCCCTATTATAAATCactttttatgagttttttatcctcaaatataagtcactttacaatatctatgaaacattaattatttttttcatgtcTACCCTTATACTAATACTTAACATTTAATGAATTTTTCAACTTTTCAAAATTTTGCTTTATTTATATGACCATTATCATCTAGAGATAGTGAAATATTAATATAGAGCGAGAACTTTCAATGGGGGTAATTTAGGAAAATTATTAGAAGCCTTCAAATTATTGTTACTATCTAATATTTTTGATCATAGAGAATTAtgtaaaagtgacttataataagggACATCGAGTAAGTGATTACTCTATCCTATTATATCATACTTTTGGCTTTTTACCCTACACATTATACAACACTTACCGGTTTTGCTTTCAGTTGAAAACCACATACATTGTATTGAAATTCAAGAACGTGTGTAAGTTTGTGGCCTTGTAACGTGTGAAATGTAAAAGAAATTCAAGATTTTCCTTGACCTTCAGTTGAGTTCTTAAAACCAAACAAGCTATGAATGTACGATTTTAAAACAAATCGTGAATGAGATGAAATTGTTTCACTGAGACAACACTCGTTTTACGTTTTCCCGACTTTAATCCAAAGTCCAAACGTACGCGTGATTTCAATTTCTAAGACTATGTACTCTCTTCATTTCAAAATGATTTATTATTTAAGATTGTATACACAATAGTGTTCatcaattaatttaatttttttttactaaaccaCCTTTGTTTAAAATTGAGCACCtatatgtcaaaaaaaaattgagcatCAATGTtctcgaatgatagctcaagtggtaagagcttgaGGACATGTGTGTTGGGTGGAGGAGGTTCAGGGATCAATCCTagaagggtgcaatttatcttttcgataaccaaaaaataaattgacACCAATAGCTACCCTGGAAGCATTGATCTCCACATTGAATGTGATCGAGTGTGAAGTCTAGAAGGGCCAAGCCAAGAGTTACGTTTTGTTCTTACATGAACATGGAGGTCCTAGATCTAGGGTTTTGGGAAGTCATTGTTGAGCTTAAGAGAGAACCTGTTTCATACACTGAGAGTCTAGCGTTTTATAGTGGGGCTAAGCCTTTAACTTAGGTCTATTACACATGGGCCTTATTATTGACATGTTGGGCTTGATGATAATAAACCCAAAGATCCTAGCCACGTGCCTATGTAACCTGTCTCGCCTAGTTCTGCCAGGTGTCATCTGTATGGGTCTCGTCGGGCTATACAGGGCAGGACTGTAACGACCTAAATTTTTCCCTCAACTAGAAATAATAGgagtattttaattagtattattattaatgcAATTATTAtagtataataaaataaaaataaaaatcaagatAAGGATAAGGATGAAATCAAGTTCTAGAGAATTCAAAGGATAAGGATGAGAATAAAAACTTATTTCAGGAAGGACTAAACTGCGAACTGACCTAACTCTGAAGGACCTAACCGTGATTTCAGAAATAGTTTTAATTCAAACTTTGGTCCCTGGTTTTGTCTATAAATACCACCACGAAGTTCAAGTTCAAACCAGCTCAAATTAGAGCAACCCAAGCCTCCAAATCCTTGCTAAACCTTCCCCTCAGCCTCCTAAAGCCTTCCCTAACATCTTCTCCGCCCAACAACCACCATAAAACACCCAACCGAGCTCAAGAAATTCCGAAACTTTAAGCTCTCGGTTCTCCCTCAAATCTCCATCAATTTTGTCGAACCAAGAGTCTATTTTGCTTAGAATTTCACCAGGAAGCTATTCGTGCAAGCATTTTGAAGTTTGGAGGTCTAGATTTCATTCTGCCATTGTTGACCGGAAAAGCTTCACGGTGTTCATCGTTTTGGCCAAACCAGAGACCTTTTCAGCTACCCACCTATACCATTGAGTTCCTGGGAGTGAGAGGAAGCTTTTCCAACCGGTTTCCACCCTTAACTCCACCCTcccgccggagctccgccgccAACCACCACCTTCTCCGGCGAGCTCACCGGAAAACTGCTCAGAACTTGGATTTTCTTGCATAGTTCAAATCCTTGTCTTCCATAGGTTCCATATACATATTCGGTTCGGAAAATTAACTTGGTTTGATAGGGTTTCAAGAGACGAGAAGGTATGCAACTTCCCGGCCTTATAACTCACTATTCTTAATGATTCAATGCAAAGTAAGAGTCGATTATGATTCATGGGATTAAAATGAACATTTAGAAAGAAACGGAATGAATTTTGGAGATCCAGAacaaaagttatgaatttttcAAGTTTAagctaaataattaataattaattaattccttGGATATTATGGTCGGCTCTGCCGCCTTATCCACCAATGGTCGGCTCTGCCGCCTATCGAAAATGCATGGTCGGCTATGCCGCCTTATAAGTTATATAATGATGGTCGGCTAAGCCGCCTGATTTTAAAGCTATATAACGATGGACGACCTTGCCGcctaattattaaaaaaaaaaccggaTATTAAAGAATAACATGGAATTTTATAACCTTAAGGTGAGAAGTGACTAAAGTGATGTACGACATTATTATTGCAGATAATCGATCGGAGGATTTTTCGAAGAAAGGTAAGGGGGGGAGAATGCTCAACTCATGAGGGAGTATAGTGTGAATAAATAGGTGTTGGACCTCCCTTGGGTcctatttgttttcaaaaatgattatttcaaaCGGGATTTATTCCTGAGAATTGACTCGAAGAAGGAGCCTCCGAATTTttcttaaacattttttttgagGCATCCcgatttttaaaagaaaatattatttgatcAATTCTCAGAATAATTCCAAGAGATTTCTATTGGCTTGTGGATACTCTATGAGCAGGAAAGGTCAGTGGCCCCAACTGGACAGTCAAGGCCAGGCTGTGCCATTGGGTAACGCTGTGAGATCTAGGGGATACCGTAAGGGTTGCGGTCCTTGGGGTGTGGTTAGGTGGGACCTACCAACAGGTGATGATGAGGTTTGTCCCATCCGGAACCTAATTCACACTGCAGGCCCTCCGAGGATCATCTTGCCGAGCGGCTTCTCGGTGACTTTCCTGGAGAATGTTGGGCCCACATCCTCATCAAGAGTGTGATGGATTTTTAATGATTGGATTTGATTGTGATCCACATCCTCATCAAGAGTGTGATGGATTTTTAATGATTGGATTTGATTGTGATCCACATCCTCATCAAGAGTGTGATGGATTTTTAATGATTGGATTTGATTGTGATCCACATCCTCGTCTAGAGTGTGTTGAAATCTTGGATGATTTTGTTGGATGCGTTATTACTTTTTACTGGATTTACTTGCTTATTTATTTTACACTGTTTCTCCTGTTTGAGTGTGTTGGATTGCTTCTCACCCCTCTTGTTCTCTGGTTTTCTTGTTTTGATTGGTTGTTCTAATTGAACAACTTAGGGACGGAGTTCGAGGAGAAAGATCTCGAGTGAAAAGTGGTCAAGGCAGGGCGAGCTGTAAATAGTTGTGAATATACGAGAGTGTTCGAGTAGAATAAAGACCAGCCGATGGAAGAAGACGTGTGCGACTGGACTCGTACTCTATCAGACTGTAAAATAAGTATGAAAGcagtgggtttttttttttgtaattaagtTTGTCAAAGTTATCGGGAAAGATTCAGAGGAGTCCATGCGAGACTCTGTGACGTCTTGTCTAAGGAAAGGATCGGAATTGCTTTTAATGACGCTTAGTGAGGCTAACTTTCCTGGAGACGTTCTCAGACTATCAATTGGACATCGATGAATTCTGACCCAAAGGTCTTGTACTTCTTCAAAGTTCATCAATAAAAGTGTTGTTCTCTGAAGATATTCTTATTTTATAGTTAGGTAGGGTGTGAGTTTGGTCGTCACAGaggtggtatcagagcctggtttTTCTAGGCTAGGGTTAGGGTCTGACGTGCTTCCGAGAGTCGAGAGTCAAGGACTTAGGTTATAGATAATAATAAGTAAGGTTTAGACGGTTTTAACCTTAGGTTTGTTACAGGTGAAGAATGGCTGGTAGACCCCCAAACATCAACGCCAATCTTGCTACCGCTCTAAATGGTCTGACCGAAGTTTTAAGGGCACAGGCGCAGTTCATGCAAGGGGCTTATGTTGTTCCGGGAGGAGAACAACGTGGACTTGATAAGTTTTTGAAGCGGAACCCTCCGAATTTCAAGGGGGAGTACAATCCTGACGGAGCTTATAAATGGATGACCCAAGTAGAAAAGATTCTCAACTCGATGAACTGCACCGACAATCAGAAGGTGAATTATGCCAGTTATCTGCTAGAGGGAGAAGCTGAAACCTGGTGGACCCAGGCTAAACCAAGGATGATCCAAGCTAACCTAATGACTTGGATAGAGTTTAAAAGAGTATTTCTGGAGAAATACTTCCCTGAAGACGTCAAGGCTCGAAAggaagttgaatttttggagcTGAAACAGGGAAATATGACTATTGGGCAGTATGCAGCTAAATTCGAGGAACTGGCTCAATTTCATCCCTCGTACCGCGATGCTGCAAATGAAAACTCCAAATGTATTACGTTTGAAAACGGATTGAGGCCAGACATCAAAGCTGCCATGGGGTACCAGCAGATTCGAAACTTTTATACGTTGGTAGACAAATGCCGCATATTCGAGAATGACGACAAACAGAGAAGGGAGTACCTGAAAACCCTCGGTCCTCAGAAGAACTTTCGAGGAGGAATTGATAAAAAGAAACAATTCCAGAAAGCTTTCCGATCGCAAGGTCCTTCTTCTGGTAAGAAAAACAAAGACCTGATATACCAGCCGCAAAGTTCTCTCCGATGTTACAATTGTGGAGGGAACCATTATCGGAATGAATGTCCTCACACGCAAGCTGTATGTTACCGGTGCAAACAGCCAGGGCATGTCAGTACAAATTGCCCAAATCCTAAAGTGGAATCTTCCAACAGTGAACGTGGAGGAGCTGGCAAccgcaacaacaacaacaacaataacaacaaaggGAAGAAGGAGAACAACAAGGCACCTGCCCGAGGTCGTGTCTTCACTCTGACTGGAGCAGACCTAGAACCAACTGAAGATCTGATTCAAGGTACATGTTTTATGAATGACATTCCTTTAGTTGTTTTGTATGATTCTGGTGCTACCCATTCTTTCATTGCTGTTGATCTCGTGAAACGGTTGCGTTTGGCCACGCAATCTTTATCTCGTAAACTCATAGTATCAACCCCTACTGGAGATACTGTGAGTACTACCTTCCTTTGTAAAGACTGTCCACTTGTAATTCAGGACAGAAATTTTGTGGTAAATCTTATTTGCTTACCACTGTCCCAAATCGATATAATCATGGGAATGGATTGGCTTTCGTCCAATCATGTCCTTCTGGATTGCCATCGTAAAATTATAATCTTCGGATCAGATCCCCCACGTGATGGCAGACTTATTTCTGCTAACAACGTTAACACCTCGGTAAAGCAAGGCGAACAAGTCTATATGCTATTGTGCTCACT
This window harbors:
- the LOC130713116 gene encoding uncharacterized protein LOC130713116 is translated as MAGRPPNINANLATALNGLTEVLRAQAQFMQGAYVVPGGEQRGLDKFLKRNPPNFKGEYNPDGAYKWMTQVEKILNSMNCTDNQKVNYASYLLEGEAETWWTQAKPRMIQANLMTWIEFKRVFLEKYFPEDVKARKEVEFLELKQGNMTIGQYAAKFEELAQFHPSYRDAANENSKCITFENGLRPDIKAAMGYQQIRNFYTLVDKCRIFENDDKQRREYLKTLGPQKNFRGGIDKKKQFQKAFRSQGPSSARACQYKLPKS